One genomic window of Deinococcus aerophilus includes the following:
- a CDS encoding endonuclease MutS2: MPFDARALSALDFPRIRDALAERSSTSLGVERARALAPSDDAGRIARELDEVDDALFGVSLSLGGIQDIRELHARAAEGRVLSGQELLNAAYSLDGAMTVKRAIHANSRGPLREVALGLGEHAELIRRVLSALDRDGGVRDDASPRLRDLRKRIEPLRGRIRERLAATLEKWADVLQENIVTIRRDRYVLPVQASRVSTVQGIIVDASATGQTYFVEPAAVTQLNNELTRLILDEEAEVRRILSELSGLLAQDAEVPMTLMTIGELDLIAARARLARDWRLNRPEAVTDGTYDLREARHPLIENPVANDIRLGETKLLLITGPNMGGKTATLKTLGLAVLMHQCGLYVAAARARLPVVSDVLVDIGDEQSIEASLSTFASHLKHLRYVLRYASPDTLVLVDELGSGTDPDEGAALSQGIIETLLAQDARGIITSHLSPLKLFALETPGLKNASMGFDLETLAPTYHLQVGQPGRSYALAIARRMGLPENVLARAEGLLGPEAGIMERMLEGLERERAELAAQLADTASARREAEAELGRVRQERDTLEARRSEMLAEAAQKAETLYADAIERVRSLRARAQEDSARPRVMQELRELRTAAQKVRPAPPVREERGDPIRVGNIVDVPAYNASGQVLELRGDNLVVQLGVMKVGVKRRDVRLKPQPKVTAPVGRGARSGFAGTSPSTFSNELQLRGLGVEEAVEELRTAVLEAHALKESPLRVVHGKGQGVLRRLLRDYLKTDKKVESFHDAEPNQGGHGVTIVNIRR, encoded by the coding sequence ATGCCGTTTGATGCCCGCGCCCTGTCTGCCCTGGATTTTCCCCGTATTCGTGACGCCCTTGCCGAGCGCAGCAGCACCTCGCTGGGCGTGGAACGGGCGCGGGCGCTGGCCCCCTCGGACGACGCGGGGCGCATCGCCCGTGAACTCGATGAGGTGGACGACGCGCTGTTCGGCGTGAGCCTGAGCCTGGGCGGCATTCAGGACATCCGCGAACTGCACGCGCGGGCCGCCGAGGGCCGGGTGCTCTCGGGACAGGAACTGCTGAACGCCGCGTACTCGCTGGACGGCGCGATGACCGTCAAGCGGGCCATCCACGCCAATTCGCGCGGGCCGCTGCGCGAGGTGGCCCTGGGCCTGGGCGAACACGCCGAGCTGATCCGGCGGGTGCTCTCGGCCCTGGACCGCGACGGCGGCGTGCGCGACGACGCCTCTCCGCGCCTGCGCGACCTGCGCAAACGCATCGAGCCGCTGCGCGGGCGCATCCGCGAGCGGCTGGCAGCCACGCTGGAGAAGTGGGCGGACGTGCTGCAGGAAAACATCGTGACCATCCGCCGCGACCGCTACGTGCTGCCGGTGCAGGCCAGCCGGGTGTCCACGGTGCAGGGCATCATCGTGGACGCCTCGGCCACCGGACAGACCTACTTCGTGGAACCGGCGGCGGTGACCCAGCTCAACAACGAGCTGACCCGCCTGATTCTGGATGAGGAGGCCGAGGTGCGGCGCATCCTCAGCGAACTCTCGGGCCTGCTCGCGCAGGACGCCGAGGTGCCCATGACGCTGATGACCATCGGCGAGCTGGACCTGATCGCGGCCCGCGCCCGGCTGGCCCGCGACTGGCGTCTGAACCGTCCCGAGGCGGTCACGGACGGCACCTACGACCTGCGCGAGGCCCGCCACCCCCTGATCGAGAATCCGGTGGCGAACGACATCCGGCTGGGCGAGACAAAACTGCTGCTGATTACCGGCCCGAACATGGGGGGCAAGACGGCCACCCTCAAGACGCTGGGGCTGGCCGTGCTGATGCACCAGTGCGGGCTGTACGTTGCCGCCGCCCGCGCCCGGCTGCCGGTCGTCAGCGACGTGCTCGTGGACATCGGGGACGAGCAGAGCATCGAGGCCTCGCTGAGTACCTTCGCCTCGCACCTCAAGCACCTGCGGTATGTGCTGCGCTACGCCTCGCCGGACACGCTGGTACTGGTGGACGAGCTGGGCAGCGGCACCGACCCGGACGAGGGCGCGGCGCTGTCGCAGGGCATCATCGAGACCCTGCTCGCGCAGGACGCGCGCGGCATCATCACGTCGCACCTCTCGCCGCTCAAGCTCTTTGCGCTGGAAACGCCGGGCCTCAAGAACGCGAGCATGGGCTTTGACCTCGAGACGCTGGCCCCCACGTACCACCTGCAGGTCGGGCAGCCGGGCCGCAGCTACGCGCTCGCGATCGCGCGGCGCATGGGTCTGCCGGAAAACGTGCTCGCGCGCGCCGAGGGCCTGCTCGGGCCGGAGGCCGGAATCATGGAGCGCATGCTCGAGGGCCTGGAGCGCGAACGCGCCGAGCTGGCCGCGCAGCTTGCGGACACCGCCAGCGCCCGGCGCGAGGCCGAGGCCGAGCTGGGCCGGGTCCGGCAGGAGCGCGACACCCTGGAGGCCCGCCGCAGCGAGATGCTCGCCGAGGCGGCCCAGAAGGCCGAGACGCTCTACGCCGACGCCATCGAGCGGGTCCGCAGCCTGCGCGCCCGCGCCCAGGAGGACAGCGCCCGCCCGCGCGTCATGCAGGAACTGCGCGAGCTGCGCACCGCCGCCCAGAAGGTCCGCCCCGCTCCCCCCGTGCGTGAGGAGCGCGGCGACCCGATTCGGGTGGGCAACATCGTGGATGTGCCCGCCTACAACGCGAGCGGTCAGGTGCTGGAACTGCGCGGCGACAATCTGGTGGTGCAGCTCGGCGTAATGAAGGTGGGCGTCAAGCGGCGCGACGTGCGTCTCAAGCCGCAGCCCAAGGTCACCGCGCCGGTGGGCCGCGGCGCACGCTCCGGCTTTGCCGGGACCAGCCCCAGCACCTTCAGCAACGAGCTGCAGTTGCGGGGGCTGGGGGTGGAGGAGGCCGTCGAGGAACTGCGCACCGCCGTGCTGGAGGCCCACGCCCTCAAGGAGTCGCCGCTGCGGGTGGTGCATGGCAAGGGCCAGGGCGTGCTCAGGCGGCTGCTGCGCGATTACCTCAAGACCGACAAGAAGGTGGAGTCCTTTCACGACGCCGAACCCAACCAGGGGGGCCACGGCGTGACCATCGTGAACATCCGGCGCTGA
- a CDS encoding TlpA family protein disulfide reductase: MSQTAKSQKQIRLRVPPVIGVLLERLLTASTVRAGATVPPPPALELTGRTLLYFKAEGCVGCDRLDLFIGRLACACGLDLRVIDARRGELPEHGYGEQLVLDHGGRIGRAYRVGVFPTLVLTGPAGVIERVVVGGSPEEGAIRAGLGLDA, encoded by the coding sequence ATGTCCCAGACCGCAAAATCTCAAAAGCAGATCAGACTCAGGGTGCCGCCGGTCATCGGTGTCCTGCTGGAGCGCCTGCTCACCGCCTCCACCGTCCGGGCGGGCGCCACCGTTCCGCCGCCGCCCGCGCTGGAACTGACCGGCCGGACGCTGCTGTACTTCAAGGCCGAGGGCTGCGTGGGGTGCGACCGGCTCGATCTGTTTATCGGGCGGCTGGCCTGCGCCTGCGGGCTGGACCTGCGGGTCATTGACGCGCGGCGCGGCGAACTGCCCGAGCACGGATACGGCGAACAACTCGTGCTGGATCACGGCGGCAGGATCGGGCGGGCCTACCGCGTGGGCGTATTCCCCACCCTGGTCCTGACGGGTCCAGCGGGCGTTATAGAACGGGTCGTGGTGGGAGGCAGCCCGGAAGAAGGGGCCATCCGGGCGGGGCTGGGGCTGGACGCCTAA